The following is a genomic window from Anopheles aquasalis chromosome 3, idAnoAquaMG_Q_19, whole genome shotgun sequence.
TAATTCAATCCCCAAAGAGGACACAGAGTGACTATATCCTTTGCAGTGAAGCACAAATGGcgtctcttccttttccagaGAGTATTTATTCCATCAGTGGGACAGGGACGATACAGTTTGGTTCACGCTGGTACACTCTAGTGTAAATGCGGTTCTaaggcagcagcaagcacGGTCGTAGCAGCAATAGTAATAATCGTGGCTTCTTATGAACTTATGGCCCGAGTGCTCTAGTCGGCGCAATAGGAACGGAGTGTGTCCAGGGTGCAACTCTGAATGCAACATTCCTTCACCACCTGACGGCGCACTCGATGCATTTTGCCCGTTTGCAGATGTCGGATGGACATCAGTGCCCGGGATGCTACGTCCGCTGAGCGGGTTTGCAGATCGCTCAGCTCTTCGATCTCATGCCGAACCTCGTCCAGCCCCACATCACGGTTGACGTCCGGGAAGGAAGCCATACGGGTGTTTTCTGGCAGACGAGAACGATGGTAAACGGTAAAGGACATTTAAACTGGATGGCGAACCTAAGGCGCAACCAATTGGCGTACCCGATTTCTTGCGCATTCCGTTGTACGAATTGCACACTCTGGCGAGTGTCTCGCTCAGGATTCGGCCACAGTAATGTCCCCTGCGCTGTGAGCCATCATCGCTATACGATCCATAGGCACACGATACCGACAACGcgagcaacatcaacatcaccgaCAGTCGGCCGGGGCCGTTTCGATGCATTCCAGTATTTTGCATCTGCAAAGAAACGTTCAATTCCCTCAATCTTAGCTCAcaacaccggccaccagcagctgctttgTGTACCTGATAAACACTGGATTCACTCACGCTAGAATGGTTTTGTGCCCATATTTGAATATtccatactttttatgaaactCATTAGAATTTGACTGTTTTAAAATTCCAATTGCCACTAGCTACACTTTATCCACACTCAAATCTCGAATGGTTTCAAAAGTGGCCTTTAGCAAATGCCTTCAATTGTTTCTAACGCTCTAAGAATTGTGCTCATCTAGTTATAGATTTTAGAAccacatttttcaatcacaACTACTGTAAACCAAATTTAACTAAAACAGATTCTTGATTCACTTGCATGAGATTACTTACCTAGATGGCAAccgttgatggttgatggaacTGTCCTTCGTGTCGCTTGCTttggagaagatgctgctaTCTACCACTCGCCTTGAATAGCACACGATAACTGTTGGATAATACGTTGTTCTTCGCGAGTTTATATACCAGAAGGCTTCTGGTAGCTATCGGGCTGATCATATGTGAATTTTAGATGCCCCCGATACAATCGATGATTTTTCTTCGTATCAGAAATGACTCCTCAGACGACAGGTAGTCGCCCGTAGAGAGTGAACCTGTAAAATTCCGAGTTCAAGGATGTGAAATGCTAGTGTAGTGCTAGATTTGCATAATCGTCCTTAGCGAACCGGCCAAGACGGCACCCTTTCGGTGGCACGTGCGGGAAAACATTTGGCGCCAGGCGGCCGCACCGATGACTTCGACGCCCAGTCGAGTGTGAAGCGTACgttgaaagtgaaatcgaACAATTAGGAGTGCTGATCGATGGAAGGGGTATAGTTTAGAGGCAGACATAGGCATTCCTTACGTGGGTGTTGGACAGGATATACGCACTTTCGTTTTTAACATGGAGCAAGATTTCGCTTCGTCTCAATCTAATTTAGGAcgaagaaaattgaatgtagAGTGGGTTGATGATAGGAGCGTATTTTTTAATGCCGATGTGGACGAAAGAGGATCATTCTTCTATATTAATCATAATTAATCAGGATGTGAGACagatttttaatatttctgCAACTCAACTGAACTAATTTATTATGGATCTTTATCTGTGTGTCATAAAATCCAAAGTATAGACAATTTAGAATTAATTAAAGATGAGAGAGATTAGAAATGATTCTCTGGTGGGAATTTAGAACTGCATAAAGTAGTTCAACTTAGCATAAAATTCATTCTTCGGTATTCGGTttagaaacaacaaaacacctaAGGAAGATTATACGTTTTGCGGCCAAATTCGTAGCTAAATGCATCAACTAGGATCAACAAGATAGATTAATGATTTCCATGGATGTATTGTGCAAAAATTTAGTTTAACATTAGTGCATAAGTATTTTCATAGCATGGTTCTGTGTTATTGCATTCATTCAACATTCAATATTTAATTATTAGTCGTCAATCTATATCCATTTCTCCATGATTATCTTTATTGGTTCATGATACTTAAATGCGAAGAATAGGTTTGAAGGTCCTCATTTGAGCGAGAAATGAACGATTATGCCGGGTTTTAAGTGCATCTTTGCACGTATATTAAGGAGAAACATCTTTATGATTATAAGCCCTGCCGAAACTAACAACTACAGCTCCGTTCCCACGGGAAGCTCTGGCAAATGCCCGCGCCCTCCGGACGATCCGGCTTACATGCCCTGGCTCTTTTGCAGGCTTTGGGCGAAACGCTGCGTTATCAGCAACGACGTATCGACGAACCGGTTCACGCAATTCGACAAACAGCTCTCCGTTCGGCTATCAAGCTTGCTGCCCGGCTTGTCCACACACTTATCCCAGCAGATATCGGTAAACTCGTGGATCTGGAAAGATGGTCATACCCGAAAGAATTGGTTAATAATCGCACGGACTTGCATCATGCGGCCATCCCTCATCACCCGCTCTAACCTGTGCGCTAAGCCGGGCTCGCTCGTTTTCGGCCATCAGAAAGTCCTGCAGCTCGGGATCGACTGCCGGTTTACCTCCCTCGCTACTTCCAAAATCGGCCATGGCTGTGGGAATGCATGCGAGTATGtttattcgttttgtttcttacATTACTTCATCTTTTCTTACCTTTCCGAGAAATTAGTCCTTTTCTTTCGGGCGGGCGACAACAACGGATTTGACAACCGCGTGTTGTTACGCAAGCAAACCGTGTACGTACACGTGCCGTTCATGCATGGGTTTGTTAAAaagcgtgtgtatgtgtgaaggAAAGGTGCATTTGAGTCCTGGACCCGTCGGTGTAAACGGCTAGGTAAAGGTTTGTTTATAAACAAATGGCCGCCGCTGCGTTTTGCGTTTCTCTCCGCTCCGCGGAAGTGCGTTGTGAATAGTTTCCTTTTCTATAAGTTTGCGCCAGCAAGGTATTCCGTCGTGGACCTCAAGCATTTAAAGTGCCCACGAAGCGTGAAAACAAGATCGAAGGGCAAGCAGGCGATTCCGGGCAAAATGATGGGCTCCAGCCGACAACGTTCCTCATCCCTTATGAAGCAACCCGAAACGCTGTTCCATTCGTACGTACGCCATATGGTCATCCTAACGCCCCCACATCCTGCGATAGGCAGCTGTTGCGTACTTTGCTAGCCCTCGGCTAGCCACTCCCATGGGAATGGGTGCACTCATACGTGACCGTTTCTTGTAGGTGCATCcggtttgtggccaaaaacttGCGTCTGTATCGGGATATCGAGTACCTGGAACTCCTGCCGCCGCTGGTGAAGAATGCTATCTTTCTCAACGTCGTCCGGGTGCACAACGGGTTTCATGACGAGGAGCTACCACGGTTGCTCCTGAATTCGACGCTCACCCGTATAAACCtctcgacgtcgacgatcaCCGATGGCATACTGTCGCTGCTGTCCGAAAAGTGTCCTCACCTGCGTAGCCTTACCCTGACCGAGGGCAACTATCGGTTCAGCCGCGATGGGCTGGAGCGGATGATTACGCGGCTAGGGAAACTGCAGCGGTTCTACGCCAAGCACTGCCCGCTGATCGACGATACATTCGTGCGGCTGATGGTTAGCAGCTGCCCGCAGCTGGACACGCTCGATCTTGAATCGTGCAAGAACATTGGCGACGATGCTGCCGACTGCCTTCGCGTGATGCCGCTGGTTCGGCTGAACGTTTCGCACACCGGTATTACTGACAAATTCTTGAAAGCGATCGCCAACGAAAAGTGCGGAAAGTCCCTGGAGGATCTCAATGTGGGCCACTGTGCGATTACGCGCGATGGCCTAGCGACACTGCCCTGGGACACAATCAAGTACATTGGCTTCGAAGGATGCAATATCGAGGGTATgattcccttctttttttctaattaaaacCAATCACCCAGCGGTCGGAGttcattttttaattgtttcttttgcattttttcagATCTCGAAATTGTTGGATTCGGAAAGCATCTGAAATACATTTGCTGGACCATTTCCAACTGATCTCGCACCGTGTGGATGCGTTCGTCGAATCTCCCATGGTGTTAAGACACTATCCTTCTCATCACTCGAACGCTAAACATCATATATGCTGTTGATACGAGCGATCGGTTTGATACCATTCTTTTCTTTGAGTTCTGTTTGAAAAAGGTATTATTCTACCTATCATAACAAATGATCTCCATTATAAAGTATTTAGCATTTACCAGCTGCTAAAGATATCTTCATATTTTTGTGACAAATGCCAGTGAtaacaaatggaaatgggTAGACCATAGAGTCGCACATTATTGTGCATGATCATCCTTACAGAAATCTCGcgtttttttaatgtattcTCAACCGATGAATGGATTTGtgcaacatttcatttcattcttggACTACGCTAAGGAAGGATTCGTTACTATTCTCACACCGACGGCGTGGTGCATACGTTTATAGTGGACCAACTAAACACAAACctaaaagcaaaaaacgaacgtaCGAAGTAATCTACCAATGCctaaaggaaatggaaacttttCTTCACATTATATAAGTATATATACACATACATAAATTTACATATAAAAGCATTAAGTAATAACGATTCCGAATCGCTCGCATTAATGTCCCACAAAACGGCAACACTTGCACTACCAACAATAACACTGAATTCGAGGATAATATTTCTACTACTTACACTAGGGTCTAGATCAGAAAAGCAATCGATAATAAGTCAGTCAGAACCAGTAACTTTAATTTTCGCAAATGATTGCACACTATGCACATCATTACATCGCTCTCTAATAACACAACATGTTCCTGTTCCAGCTACGGTTCGTCGTTTCAGAAGCACGAACAACCCTAGGACGTTCTAGAATGGCATAAATGGTTAACGAGATAGACAAAACGGTGTCTAGCACGTTGCATAGCACACTAGCATAAAGAGCGACAGAAAGAATCGTATAATCGGAAGTGCAAATCCGTGTGTCGGTGTATAGACACACAATAAATTTCTAAAGGACCACTAGGAGCAGCAATTTATAGGCGAGATAAAATGGCAAGCTAGAAAAAGTAGTCGGCCAGCAAGGATGTTgtttaaacaaatattttaCCGATACGTGATAGAGTAACACGTAACCGCCACAGCGCAGAGCATAGCCAAGAGGTTAATCAAATAACTATAATCAAATTAGTAACGAAAGAACTGCTGTTATGGATAGTaaatggggggaaaaaggcAGATTTGAAAGCAATTGTTATTATAAACCATTCACGTCAAGAAACTAATCCATACGGTCAACTGCTAGCCAATTCGCTAACATATGTGGAAATGTGACCCAGTCAACCAAACTATACGAAACACCTGCACGTTTACCAGTAAAATTCAAGTGAACTtgtctctttatctctctctctctttctatctctaaATCTAGTTCTTAGTCTGTAGCACAAATCACTACCATATGCTACGAAAATGGAGACAGTTTCTCGAATGTCTAATAATTAAAGAACGTTGTCACACCCTTGAAACTAATTGTCTTCACATGCATcttcataatttcatttatgtACTACAACACCTAAGACGAATATTGATCACATCCGCGAATCTCTAACATAATCACCCGAACCTAACCGATTGTCTCACAAGCTCCGTGCTAACCACCGCCCGGGGGGCAATGCAGATTGAGTCCAAACAGTCCATTTAAAAATGCACCAATCTACTTCCTAAGCATAGTTTTAGAAACagagatgatgataataatatgATAAACTttaaggaaaggaaaagctaaTAACGCACAGTCAAGCAATGAAATTTTTAGtcgcaaacaaaacgaaacaaacgagagaaaacaaaaacataacaatAATGGTAACACGCAGAATAGTGGACAAGTATAACCAATATAGTGCGTTCACTCATAATAACGTAACGTCTAACGGACATACTAAATGCTAATGATGCAACACGAAACAAGTTACTAAGCCGGACCAACTGAAGGTAGAAAAGCTGTTAAGGGAAAGGGCAGGTTCACTTTTAAAATAGATCgtggtttttcgtttaaaCCCCACTGTGCACGTGTAAGCGATGTGTCGATAGAAATAACAGTTGATATAGAATGCGGGTAAAATAGTGGATTCAACGAATGGCATTCTCATTTCGGATTCGTTCAGTTCACTAGAGCGTGTAGGTTTGAGTTGCATTCGTGCCTTTTAATTAAGCTAAACCCAGTGTCATCAAGCACAGTGCACTTGAACGATGCGCAGCTTTAAGACAAAGCGGTAGTGTGGAAGCAATAATAAGTAAAGTTGCTTCGGGATGGTTTATAATCATAAAGAAGGGAAAGAGTTCCCGAAAGAGATGTTTTAGCAAAATTATAAAGAAATAtgcttttagtttttttttaattctgtATTTTGCATAGCTGCATACatcaaaatatgataaataATTACCGTATTGTGCAAAAAGGAGGTACATCACCAGTTTGGAGTGCAATAAATTTAGGATGCTCACGTGTGTTTTTGAATCCAAACGTTTTCATAGATGGATTATAGAGAGGAAAAGGGGATAGAACAAAGAAGGAACAGTACAGCATTCGATCGAACGCAATTATCTTATGTTGTTTGTTCCTGAACGGGGTTAAGCCAGGTCGAGAATAGCCGATAAGGCTATCGTTATAGTAATTGAAAACACCACAAAATATATACCTAGCGTTAGACATGGTTTGATGTAGATGCATAGCTGCAGTGTGAAACCAGCAAAATACTATTCAAATAGCGCAGGATGGTATAGTAAAAGCTAGCACCCCAAAATCCACTTACACAATACCTCAGAATGCTTCATTTTGTAACAAAAGATCAAAATGCGTTCCACActctagattttttttatttgtgagaAACAGATACATAAAACAACTAGTTTTGATACATTCCATAATTGGTGTACGTAGTTTGCCTTCAAttactaaaaacaaaaccactaaCGGTATAAAACTCACAGTGCGCACcagtgaaaatggaatggaaaatgttgcTATGATTAAAATTCGACACAAAAGTTACATCAAATTActcaagaaacaaaaaatcttcgAAACCGTTGTGCACCGTTGAAATATGGATtttaaaatcgaaatcaaaaacCTTCCGCACGCATTGTTCTTCCCTTCCgacaaaaaagaataaaatcgCCCCAATGTAATCACGTTAAACCCTTTGTGACTGAGAAGAGGAATGAGCAACATAATAAAGAGAACGATgttcggttcgtttggtttgttcaCTAAccctagaaaaaaaaatacgcaaTACGTTAGAACAAATGTCACTGTAACGGAGCGGCAGAAACATTCGtttattttcacttcattATTATTACCTTTACGTTAACAGCTATGTGCCACGCTAACAGCTTCTTCTATCTTCTTCTTGCgtgaatgttttcttttcaatacGCTCTTTCTATGTCTCGTTTGCTTCTACGGAACTCGCCTCTCCCAATATATGTATCTATATATATTCGATCCGCTCAGCTTTTTGAACCATATTAGATATTACCTTTACTTTAGTCAATATTTATACTACTGCTACCGCTCATTAGCTCACAGGCGATACTTCCGTCGCAGCTCACTGCACATCATATTCCCGTTGTACACCGGTACGGTCAGCGCTTTTCCGAGATGAGTTTGATGGATACGCCGGACATTTGCTGCAAGCACCTCCCGTGTTCGTTTATATCTTCTTAGTGGACTGGATGGGGTTCTGCTTCAGCTGCAGAATGATGGAACGCATTCGAGAGATGTCTTTGCTGGATTTGTTCGTTTTTGGGTTGAAATCGCACAGCTTGGCGATCCGTTCCCATTCGGTTCCCGGTTCGATTTCGTCCGTTTCTGCCACGAACTGCTTCTCCGCATTCCTGCaggggaaggaaaggatggAAGATCGAAGAGgccatacaaaaaaaaaagaaaaaattaTAAGAGCGTCAATCCATTGATCATTTTCAAGCAGGTGGAACCTCCGCATACGGAGGTATGAAATAAATGATACATCACATgaactaaaaacaaaataatgagtgttaaacacacacaaatatggagttaattgaatgaaatactTGTGGGTTTCCAACTTAAACCAAAATATGGGGAAAACGGCGCAAGATAAATTTAGTTCCACTCCTTCCAATCACAAGCAGAGACCAACATTGAAATAATGATAGAACTACCACACAACTTATGAGTAAGTAAACGCGAATAGCTTTCCAAATCATCAACTACGAAACTAAGGATTAGAACAGGTGTACCAACTTAAAGTCGCGGGCTGAGAAACATCTTTACTTACTTGGCCGATTCCCTGCGCTCGGCGgttatttgtttaaaaaatcgcACAAAAGTCGATTCGGTTTTAAATTAGTTAGAGAATTagtaaaagaaagaagaagcggGTTAGAACCATGTTTGCGGTAATGTGATTAGCCAAGAATGGTGCGTAATGCATCAATTTAGTAGCGATAGCCGATAGGTTCACGGATTAGCATGGAGTATTAACCGGGAAGCTTAATCCCTTTGCCTTCACTATTACACCATCTCCCTTTTGCTTTCTGTGCAGCGAGCGATACAGTTAATGCAGAGATGAGTCTCGCACGTGCACAAATTTCCATTTGAAAAGCGCCATTGACGGGATAGTAGGACAGGTGGACGTACCTGTTGGCCGCCTTTGTCTTGGAGATCGCCTCATCGTGATGCTTGTACCAGTCCTCTAGCTCCTTGCGGGCCTGCTCACGCAGCTCATCCTTCTTGCGCTCCTCTTCGcgatccttctcctccaggCGTGCCTTTTGGTCCTCGCGCCACTTGCGAATCTTTTCCGGTTCCTCGGTGACCTGCTTAGGAACTGCAACGAAAACCGTAACGACATGTGTTTAAAGGAAGCGATCAGCTCAGTCGCTGAGGGGACCACCTGCTCTCGATCCTCGACTGGATCGTTTGCATATTGGTTATCAGTGGTTCTAGCTAGTTCGTAACTTTGCTAATTAGTCGAAGTAAATGAAATCAGCAACGAAAGAAAGACAGTAAGATGAAACTACAGATTGAAACAACAGAACAAAGAGCTAACGCTAAGTACATTGCCTCCCTCGGTGGCACTGCACGGGATATGTTAATATGGAACGTGGGCCTAGATTTATACATTTCGGAAAGAGTTTGTTGAGGTTGTTCCTGTATTTCCTTAGCATAAACCACTGCTCCTCCGTCGAACTTACCGGTGAAGCCTGcaaaatcatcattatcatcttcTACGAAAAtcggaggaaaagaagaaacacatTTGTACAAACATcattagaaaagaaaaaccaacgagTAAACAACTTAAACGCGTACGGTTGAAGCATAACAAGCAACAGAACAGGTTGGTGGAAGGTGCACATAGGAATGGGGGAGGCATGGGAGCGGGGAAAAGGTCCATCTCGGGAACGACGCACAGGTTTTCATTCATCGGCCACAATAGAGGCAATAGGCATGCAACTACGAGAACATATTGCAAAGGGATTAGATTAAGCGCTGCGAAACTATTCACGCCCTACGCGTTGGGGTGTTATAATGCGCTGGATGCAATCGTTCACATACAAAAAGGACATGAAGGACTCCAAAGATCCACGCCGGATGGATGGGGTAGTTAGTTTTCATTTTGAGTTCATCTAATCTCAAAACCTGAACGCGTAAGTAGTAGCTACAAAAGTGGAAGTGGTTAATAAACTGCTTCTATGCTTCTATGATGAAGAGCAATTACTGATGGAGAACGACAGGATAACAGAGGGTCAGTACTAGGGACAGATTTGTGTGAGAaagtggtgtgtttgttccgGGGAGTTTCGTGTTTTATTTACCTGTATTGATATTATAGTCGGCGGTAGTAGTGGATGGCTCGTGCGCATCGGCATTATTGATCATTTCAAAGCTTCCGTTTAGATCGTTATCGAGACCGGTCGATTCTATGATTGCATGTGTTCGAGAGTTCCGTAGTATCAAGTGCGGATTACCGACGATGAATTTTAGCGCAAAGCGTGCCATGTTCGATCGCCAACAACAGGATGTACGTTGAAACGAGCGATTATTTTCAATCCAAGCAACATCCGGCAAGCAACCGGAGCATAATGAGAGTGTCAGAGTATGTCACCACACAGGCCACACGGCAAAGTTAGAACGTAAGAAGCAGAACGTAAAAAGGCCAAACAACATAATCGAGAAAGAGTTTCAGTTCGGTTCAGTgatggtcgtggtggtggtggtggtgggtagaAGAGAGTAGATGTAGAGTAGAATCCGGATGtagaataaaagaaacaaaataaacgaaaaaaagattaaaattgCACGGCCGGCATAGGCCTCAATGAGGTTAGTGAGTGGATGTTAAAGAATGTGGTAATG
Proteins encoded in this region:
- the LOC126575726 gene encoding bombyxin-related peptide B-like isoform X2; the protein is MQNTGMHRNGPGRLSVMLMLLALSVSCAYGSYSDDGSQRRGHYCGRILSETLARVCNSYNGMRKKSENTRMASFPDVNRDVGLDEVRHEIEELSDLQTRSADVASRALMSIRHLQTGKMHRVRRQVVKECCIQSCTLDTLRSYCAD
- the LOC126578458 gene encoding mitochondrial import inner membrane translocase subunit Tim8; this encodes MADFGSSEGGKPAVDPELQDFLMAENERARLSAQIHEFTDICWDKCVDKPGSKLDSRTESCLSNCVNRFVDTSLLITQRFAQSLQKSQGM
- the LOC126578455 gene encoding protein AMN1 homolog, producing the protein MMGSSRQRSSSLMKQPETLFHSCIRFVAKNLRLYRDIEYLELLPPLVKNAIFLNVVRVHNGFHDEELPRLLLNSTLTRINLSTSTITDGILSLLSEKCPHLRSLTLTEGNYRFSRDGLERMITRLGKLQRFYAKHCPLIDDTFVRLMVSSCPQLDTLDLESCKNIGDDAADCLRVMPLVRLNVSHTGITDKFLKAIANEKCGKSLEDLNVGHCAITRDGLATLPWDTIKYIGFEGCNIEDLEIVGFGKHLKYICWTISN
- the LOC126578456 gene encoding clathrin light chain isoform X4 codes for the protein MNAFGDNFEQPSTEADPAAEFLAREQNALAGLEDEIPPVAAAATATLAGTNGSLDGEPVPKAEDDNDDFAGFTVPKQVTEEPEKIRKWREDQKARLEEKDREEERKKDELREQARKELEDWYKHHDEAISKTKAANRESAKNAEKQFVAETDEIEPGTEWERIAKLCDFNPKTNKSSKDISRMRSIILQLKQNPIQSTKKI
- the LOC126578456 gene encoding clathrin light chain isoform X1, coding for MNAFGDNFEQPSTEADPAAEFLAREQNALAGLEDEIPPVAAAATATLAGTNGSLDGEPVPKAESTGLDNDLNGSFEMINNADAHEPSTTTADYNINTEDDNDDFAGFTVPKQVTEEPEKIRKWREDQKARLEEKDREEERKKDELREQARKELEDWYKHHDEAISKTKAANRESAKNAEKQFVAETDEIEPGTEWERIAKLCDFNPKTNKSSKDISRMRSIILQLKQNPIQSTKKI
- the LOC126578456 gene encoding clathrin light chain isoform X6, translating into MNAFGDNFEQPSTEADPAAEFLAREQNALAGLEDEIPPVAAAATATLAGTNGSLDGEPVPKAVPKQVTEEPEKIRKWREDQKARLEEKDREEERKKDELREQARKELEDWYKHHDEAISKTKAANRESAKNAEKQFVAETDEIEPGTEWERIAKLCDFNPKTNKSSKDISRMRSIILQLKQNPIQSTKKI
- the LOC126578456 gene encoding clathrin light chain isoform X3; translation: MNAFGDNFEQPSTEADPAAEFLAREQNALAGLEDEIPPVAAAATATLAGTNGSLDGEPVPKAESTGLDNDLNGSFEMINNADAHEPSTTTADYNINTVPKQVTEEPEKIRKWREDQKARLEEKDREEERKKDELREQARKELEDWYKHHDEAISKTKAANRESAKNAEKQFVAETDEIEPGTEWERIAKLCDFNPKTNKSSKDISRMRSIILQLKQNPIQSTKKI
- the LOC126578456 gene encoding clathrin light chain isoform X5, producing the protein MNAFGDNFEQPSTEADPAAEFLAREQNALAGLEDEIPPVAAAATATLAGTNGSLDGEPVPKAEDDNDDFAGFTVPKQVTEEPEKIRKWREDQKARLEEKDREEERKKDELREQARKELEDWYKHHDEAISKTKAANRNAEKQFVAETDEIEPGTEWERIAKLCDFNPKTNKSSKDISRMRSIILQLKQNPIQSTKKI
- the LOC126578456 gene encoding clathrin light chain isoform X2; this encodes MNAFGDNFEQPSTEADPAAEFLAREQNALAGLEDEIPPVAAAATATLAGTNGSLDGEPVPKAESTGLDNDLNGSFEMINNADAHEPSTTTADYNINTEDDNDDFAGFTVPKQVTEEPEKIRKWREDQKARLEEKDREEERKKDELREQARKELEDWYKHHDEAISKTKAANRNAEKQFVAETDEIEPGTEWERIAKLCDFNPKTNKSSKDISRMRSIILQLKQNPIQSTKKI